A window of the Megalopta genalis isolate 19385.01 chromosome 2, iyMegGena1_principal, whole genome shotgun sequence genome harbors these coding sequences:
- the LOC117226503 gene encoding uncharacterized protein LOC117226503 isoform X6 translates to MGLRPTQSRVGKGAAVMEDPQTPGSDCNSNPATDSIQHDLISSEFVQDNVDYQWFVDYGFRDGGLHIHPSVLSSLSASYTREDLGYYDDLARNLDANLAEIDMESFRTADIHTLLTALPVMCTDPVQHSEFNYQRERYASISGSVMEKLDIGSSISPHTSSQGEDSACSTTDTISICKSSLLFSPLKETPVLPPGGSYSVDSLDCEDMLLTCQVNNKDNYTIAFEGSITMYSDGSQDFENQEKQENDETPERFYNRNSDLKNVLDLSMACSDSKIYTTWSNLKHSSMNKIMTRHPSGNNNTNSEFLQGVGTILPGTNKRSQSLPDLTQATQLQHINVPLNFSVNSAESNNHAQQSHSSGSVMSRSTNEECSDSGEHASSGKKLQNLSLVKLFMKQKSMSADGMSLTFDQSDSASDNGWPTSNSASDSGTNTNTQIQRKNLNNTSKCQLPESDFSINWVKGEIHNNQEIEKEKDISNDIPKHSWIIAGQKDDMVSSASVEELSENMTKSDLTHDNENIQNSFDVISNGFDQQKKTAWIRSLEKKYSVCKTTGIQAIAETEDNAVQTSLLFPEPPAEKENPSVRETIVNKKPVYVVYPNYALPDLSFLNIKDTRMENVALKPQCYGKNRVSWRQHTSRSGRPFSCNDIDALRQRGFSHVKDWESLTFLLPIEYKKILHDVPEVSKHININEETKKPLFCLSPPMRHKSRPISEIIPNNSSSTSSTATQPSSGYRGSSTILTDSSTNQQMSNNAANPLYLYRYDSISSEASLVSNDKKAYKQVSKSKTICPSLPKRSISLPHGDREADFSNGKVPPRPPLPRSILRKNKVPASKRYSMFEMVDVEEIEDQQPPEANKRMSLQEPYYMNNDLQLYRGRIIDSEKDVDEMEEKCHERMNDLNNAGDIETEASENSEDDVKQLEEYLKRSGFSSQSSDGDTEDPDVKLRSYVRKFLALRMNKDVTKTTDMLESQKKTVSFAVNQRKKYLDNKTNNLNTVPNEQTKDCTLAEERRDTSPENRSLDLDDKKKMILSVNKAVDLLLKYWNGESIHSRQNYGDKSECAQICLSHLCPALYAIMSDGLKPHLNSTFGPITNSVWQVVEASSQQGPVTKTLNELVQKINGEDVITEGMLKFHAFVFGLLNLRALDAWFAYLCTRESILRKHYNNNSLFVSALANANAREVVDTLLHRLNPLAFCPFQLDLLYQYRQLHNSFGNLNNHNISAVNFRNVDISSKDHHFDKTDVCTVVSSPRKVRPKSCVAYNNYDDKSGQHKSDMETVKKRLSNPIGTKAFRALDKLTSEDSEDYTDSLEHSPLNRASSKHNHPVTRTKSRSPENNRDDEDNMIGEAKFRKIQEKWESMVGKEEGKSQPVTTSPSSPTRTPTSLGKSKIPRLLTSPVKQSNTVLAKNTKSPVSGIPSLKKPVMLTTPKTAPKKPIELRNKETTKRTSRVDEEHVGTARTHLARPSSLPYKSYGLASKEKNMVSPQRRAASTSLPRPTSTAAAAARNPPAKKAIKEVRTITHRNSSDDKILLAFGEGEKLRVLLEVDSKWLLCAKGDRKGLVPRRCVYNIQT, encoded by the exons ATGGGATTACGGCCGACCCAATCGC GTGTAGGCAAAGGGGCTGCAGTGATGGAAGATCCACAAACACCAGGCTCCGATTGCAATTCTAATCCTGCCACAGATTCTATACAACACGACTTGATTAGTTCTGAATTTGTACAGGATAATGTAGATTATCAGTGGTTTGTCGATTATGG cttcagagaTGGAGGGCTTCATATTCATCCTAGTGTATTGTCCTCGCTCTCTGCTTCGTACACTCGAGAGGATTTGGGTTACTACGATGACCTGGCCCGCAATCTGGATGCTAACTTGGCAGAAATCGATATGGAAAGTTTTCGTACTGCAGACATTCATACTTTGCTTACAGCTCTGCCTGTTATGTGCACCGATCCAGTTCAGCATTCGGAG TTTAACTATCAAAGGGAACGATATGCCAGTATATCTGGATCTGTTATGGAAAAGCTTGACATCGGTTCATCTATCAGCCCTCATACCAGCAGCCAG GGAGAAGATTCAGCCTGTTCGACGACGGACACGATTTCCATTTGCAAATCGTCGTTGCTATTTTCCCCTCTGAAAGAGACACCCGTGCTACCACCGGGTGGTAGCTACAGCGTCGACTCTCTGGACTGCGAGGATATGTTGCTAACATGCCAAGTGAACAACAAAGACAACTACACTATCGCCTTTGAGGGTAGTATCACAATGTATTCAGATGGCTCTCAAGATTTTGAAAATCAAG AGAAGCAGGAAAATGACGAGACGCCAGAAAGATTTTACAATAGGAATTCCGACTTAAAGAACGTGTTAGATTTATCAATGGCATGTTCTGATTCAAAAATTTATACTACATGGAGCAACTTGAAACATTCTTCCATGAACAAAATCATGACTCGTCATCCCTCAggcaataataatacaaattccGAATTTTTACAAGGCGTTGGAACTATTCTACCCGGTACGAATAAAAGGAGTCAAAGCTTACCGGATCTTACTCAAGCTACTCAACTACAGCACATTAATGTACCTCTCAATTTCTCT GTCAACTCCGCGGAATCAAATAATCATGCACAACAGTCACATAGCTCAGGGTCCGTAATGAGCCGATCAACTAACGAAGAATGCTCCGACAGCGGGGAACACGCTTCATCTGGGAAGAAGCTGCAGAACTTGAGCCTTGTCAAATTATTTATGAAACAGAAGAGTATGAGTGCAGACGGCATGAGCCTTACTTTCGACCAGTCGGACTCTGCCAGCGATAACGGATGGCCTACAAGCAATAGCGCTAGTGATAGTGGTACTAATACAAATACGCAAATACAACGGAAAAATCTAAACAATACCTCAAAATGCCAACTACCGGAAAGCGACTTCTCTATTAATTGGGTGAAAGGAGAGATCCACAACAATCAGGAAATAGAGAAGGAGAAAGATATTTCTAACGACATTCCAAAGCATTCGTGGATAATTGCTGGACAAAAGGACGATATGGTGTCGTCGGCATCTGTCGAAGAACTATCTGAAAATATGACGAAGTCAGATTTAACGCATGATAACGAGAACATCCAAAACAGTTTCGATGTaatttcaaatggattcgacCAACAAAAGAAAACAGCATGGATCCGATCCTTGGAGAAGAAGTATTCGGTTTGTAAAACTACGGGCATTCAGGCGATAGCCGAGACGGAGGATAATGCGGTTCAGACGTCGTTATTGTTCCCAGAACCACCAGCGGAGAAAGAGAATCCGTCTGTGAGGGAGACAATTGTTAATAAGAAACCAGTATACGTTGTTTACCCAAATTACGCGTTACCTGATTTATCGTTTCTTAATATCAAAGACACCCGGATGGAAAACGTAGCTTTGAAGCCGCAGTGTTATGGGAAAAACAGGGTCAGTTGGAGACAGCATACGAGTAGATCCGGTAGACCGTTTTCGTGCAACGACATAGACGCCCTGCGTCAACGCGGGTTCTCGCATGTTAAAGACTGGGAGTCGTTGACATTCCTTCTGCCTATCGAGTACAAGAAGATTCTACACGATGTGCCCGAAGTGTCCAAGCACATCAATATCAATGAAGAGACGAAGAAGCCGCTGTTCTGTTTGTCACCGCCGATGCGTCACAAATCTCGACCCATCAGTGAAATTATACCAAATAATTCGTCGTCTACTAGCAGCACTGCAACTCAACCATCCTCTGGGTACCGGGGATCTTCTACGATTCTGACCGACTCCTCAACGAATCAGCAGATGTCGAACAACGCGGCAAACCCGTTGTATCTTTACCGTTACGATAGTATTAGTTCCGAGGCCAGTTTAGTGAGTAACGATAAGAAGGCGTACAAACAAGTCAGCAAATCTAAGACGATCTGCCCGTCTCTCCCAAAGAGATCCATTTCTTTACCGCATGGAGATCGCGAAGCTGACTTCTCTAATGGGAAAGTGCCACCGAGACCACCTTTACCTAGAAGTATTTTAAGAAAAAACAAGGTTCCTGCGAGCAAGAGGTACAGCATGTTCGAGATGGTGGATGTGGAAGAGATAGAGGATCAACAGCCTCCAGAGGCGAACAAGAGAATGTCCTTACAAGAACCATATTACATGAACAATGACTTACAGTTGTATCGTGGAAGAATCATCGACTCTGAGAAGGATGTCGACGAGATGGAAGAGAAATGCCACGAAAGGATGAATGATTTAAACAACGCTGGAGATATAGAGACTGAAGCTTCAGAGAATAGCGAGGACGACGTGAAACAGCTGGAGGAATACTTGAAACGCAGCGGATTCAGCTCGCAGAGCAGCGATGGAGACACCGAAGACCCTGATGTTAAATTAAGATCATATGTAAGAAAGTTCTTAGCTCTTCGAATGAACAAGGATGTTACCAAAACTACCGATATGCTAGAATCTCAGAAAAAGACTGTCAGCTTCGCTGTAAACCAAAGGAAGAAATACTTAGACAATAAG ACCAATAATTTAAATACGGTTCCAAACGAACAGACTAAAGATTGTACGCTTGCAGAAGAGAGGAGGGACACGAGTCCTGAAAATAGATCATTAGATTTAGACGACAAGAAAA AAATGATATTATCGGTGAACAAGGCGGTGGATTTATTGTTGAAATATTGGAATGGAGAGTCTATTCACAGTAGACAGAATTACGGTGATAAGAGCGAGTGTGCACAAATCTGTCTTAGTCACTTGTGCCCTGCTTTGTACGCCATCATGTCGGAcggactgaagccacacttaAATTCTACATTTGGACCAATAACGAATAGTGTTTGGCAGGTCGTCGAAGCATCTTCTCAGCAGGGACCAGTCACTAAAACGTTGAACGAACTAGTACAAAAAATTAACGGTGAGGACGTTATCACCGAGGGAATGTTAAAGTTTCATGCATTTGTATTTGGTTTATTAAA TTTAAGAGCTCTAGACGCGTGGTTCGCGTACCTGTGCACGAGGGAATCAATCTTGAGGAAGCATTACAACAATAATAGCTTATTCGTAAGCGCTTTGGCAAATGCAAACGCGCGCGAGGTCGTCGACACTCTTCTGCACCGTCTAAACCCCCTAGCTTTCTGCCCATTTCAGTTGGACCTTCTGTATCAGTATCGTCAGCTTCACAATAGCTTTGGCAATTTAAATAATCATAATATAAGC GCCGTAAACTTTAGGAACGTGGACATCAGTTCGAAGGACCACCATTTTGATAAGACAGACGTTTGCACAGTAGTTTCTAGTCCTAGGAAAGTACGTCCGAAATCCTGCGTCGCCTACAACAATTACGACGACAAATCTGGCCAGCATAAGTCAGATATGGAAACAGTTAAGAAACGTTTAAGCAATCCCATAGGTACGAAAGCGTTCCGGGCTCTAGACAAGCTGACTTCCGAGGATTCCGAGGACTACACCGACAGTTTGGAGCATTCACCATTGAATAGAGCGTCGAGCAAACACAATCACCCTGTGACTCGCACGAAATCTCGTAGTCCAGAGAATAATAGGGACGACGAGGACAACATGATCGGAGAAGCAAAATTCAGAAAGATTCAGGAGAAGTGGGAGTCGATGGTCGGAAAGGAGGAGGGTAAGAGCCAGCCCGTCACAACGTCGCCATCGTCGCCAACACGAACACCGACTAGTTTGGGGAAATCGAAAATCCCGAGGCTACTGACCTCCCCAGTAAAGCAATCGAATACAGTGCTCGCTAAAAATACAAAGTCCCCGGTCTCGGGTATCCCGTCGTTGAAGAAACCTGTAATGTTGACGACGCCGAAAACTGCACCAAAAAAGCCTATAGAGTTAAGAAACAAAGAGACAACAAAACGTACCAGTAGGGTGGACGAGGAGCATGTGGGAACAGCGCGGACCCACTTGGCGCGTCCCAGTTCTCTACCATACAAATCTTACGGTTTAGCGTCTAAGGAGAAGAACATGGTGTCCCCGCAAAGACGGGCAGCGTCTACGTCTTTGCCAAGACCAACCAgcactgctgctgctgctgcgagAAATCCTCCAGCAAAGAAGGCTATCAA AGAGGTGCGCACTATCACACACAGAAACTCGTCGGACGACAAAATACTCCTCGCGTTCGGAGAAGGCGAGAAGCTCAGAGTGCTTCTAGAGGTGGATAGCAAGTGGTTATTATGCGCGAAAGGCGATCGGAAAGGTCTGGTTCCGCGGAGGTGTGTGTACAATATTCAGACTTAG
- the LOC117226503 gene encoding uncharacterized protein LOC117226503 isoform X4, translating into MYQKRQTCLKNFNTLCVGKGAAVMEDPQTPGSDCNSNPATDSIQHDLISSEFVQDNVDYQWFVDYGFRDGGLHIHPSVLSSLSASYTREDLGYYDDLARNLDANLAEIDMESFRTADIHTLLTALPVMCTDPVQHSEFNYQRERYASISGSVMEKLDIGSSISPHTSSQGEDSACSTTDTISICKSSLLFSPLKETPVLPPGGSYSVDSLDCEDMLLTCQVNNKDNYTIAFEGSITMYSDGSQDFENQEKQENDETPERFYNRNSDLKNVLDLSMACSDSKIYTTWSNLKHSSMNKIMTRHPSGNNNTNSEFLQGVGTILPGTNKRSQSLPDLTQATQLQHINVPLNFSVNSAESNNHAQQSHSSGSVMSRSTNEECSDSGEHASSGKKLQNLSLVKLFMKQKSMSADGMSLTFDQSDSASDNGWPTSNSASDSGTNTNTQIQRKNLNNTSKCQLPESDFSINWVKGEIHNNQEIEKEKDISNDIPKHSWIIAGQKDDMVSSASVEELSENMTKSDLTHDNENIQNSFDVISNGFDQQKKTAWIRSLEKKYSVCKTTGIQAIAETEDNAVQTSLLFPEPPAEKENPSVRETIVNKKPVYVVYPNYALPDLSFLNIKDTRMENVALKPQCYGKNRVSWRQHTSRSGRPFSCNDIDALRQRGFSHVKDWESLTFLLPIEYKKILHDVPEVSKHININEETKKPLFCLSPPMRHKSRPISEIIPNNSSSTSSTATQPSSGYRGSSTILTDSSTNQQMSNNAANPLYLYRYDSISSEASLVSNDKKAYKQVSKSKTICPSLPKRSISLPHGDREADFSNGKVPPRPPLPRSILRKNKVPASKRYSMFEMVDVEEIEDQQPPEANKRMSLQEPYYMNNDLQLYRGRIIDSEKDVDEMEEKCHERMNDLNNAGDIETEASENSEDDVKQLEEYLKRSGFSSQSSDGDTEDPDVKLRSYVRKFLALRMNKDVTKTTDMLESQKKTVSFAVNQRKKYLDNKTNNLNTVPNEQTKDCTLAEERRDTSPENRSLDLDDKKKMILSVNKAVDLLLKYWNGESIHSRQNYGDKSECAQICLSHLCPALYAIMSDGLKPHLNSTFGPITNSVWQVVEASSQQGPVTKTLNELVQKINGEDVITEGMLKFHAFVFGLLNLRALDAWFAYLCTRESILRKHYNNNSLFVSALANANAREVVDTLLHRLNPLAFCPFQLDLLYQYRQLHNSFGNLNNHNISAVNFRNVDISSKDHHFDKTDVCTVVSSPRKVRPKSCVAYNNYDDKSGQHKSDMETVKKRLSNPIGTKAFRALDKLTSEDSEDYTDSLEHSPLNRASSKHNHPVTRTKSRSPENNRDDEDNMIGEAKFRKIQEKWESMVGKEEGKSQPVTTSPSSPTRTPTSLGKSKIPRLLTSPVKQSNTVLAKNTKSPVSGIPSLKKPVMLTTPKTAPKKPIELRNKETTKRTSRVDEEHVGTARTHLARPSSLPYKSYGLASKEKNMVSPQRRAASTSLPRPTSTAAAAARNPPAKKAIKEVRTITHRNSSDDKILLAFGEGEKLRVLLEVDSKWLLCAKGDRKGLVPRRCVYNIQT; encoded by the exons ATGTACCAGAAAAGGCAAACATGCTTAAAGAATTTCAATACTTTGT GTGTAGGCAAAGGGGCTGCAGTGATGGAAGATCCACAAACACCAGGCTCCGATTGCAATTCTAATCCTGCCACAGATTCTATACAACACGACTTGATTAGTTCTGAATTTGTACAGGATAATGTAGATTATCAGTGGTTTGTCGATTATGG cttcagagaTGGAGGGCTTCATATTCATCCTAGTGTATTGTCCTCGCTCTCTGCTTCGTACACTCGAGAGGATTTGGGTTACTACGATGACCTGGCCCGCAATCTGGATGCTAACTTGGCAGAAATCGATATGGAAAGTTTTCGTACTGCAGACATTCATACTTTGCTTACAGCTCTGCCTGTTATGTGCACCGATCCAGTTCAGCATTCGGAG TTTAACTATCAAAGGGAACGATATGCCAGTATATCTGGATCTGTTATGGAAAAGCTTGACATCGGTTCATCTATCAGCCCTCATACCAGCAGCCAG GGAGAAGATTCAGCCTGTTCGACGACGGACACGATTTCCATTTGCAAATCGTCGTTGCTATTTTCCCCTCTGAAAGAGACACCCGTGCTACCACCGGGTGGTAGCTACAGCGTCGACTCTCTGGACTGCGAGGATATGTTGCTAACATGCCAAGTGAACAACAAAGACAACTACACTATCGCCTTTGAGGGTAGTATCACAATGTATTCAGATGGCTCTCAAGATTTTGAAAATCAAG AGAAGCAGGAAAATGACGAGACGCCAGAAAGATTTTACAATAGGAATTCCGACTTAAAGAACGTGTTAGATTTATCAATGGCATGTTCTGATTCAAAAATTTATACTACATGGAGCAACTTGAAACATTCTTCCATGAACAAAATCATGACTCGTCATCCCTCAggcaataataatacaaattccGAATTTTTACAAGGCGTTGGAACTATTCTACCCGGTACGAATAAAAGGAGTCAAAGCTTACCGGATCTTACTCAAGCTACTCAACTACAGCACATTAATGTACCTCTCAATTTCTCT GTCAACTCCGCGGAATCAAATAATCATGCACAACAGTCACATAGCTCAGGGTCCGTAATGAGCCGATCAACTAACGAAGAATGCTCCGACAGCGGGGAACACGCTTCATCTGGGAAGAAGCTGCAGAACTTGAGCCTTGTCAAATTATTTATGAAACAGAAGAGTATGAGTGCAGACGGCATGAGCCTTACTTTCGACCAGTCGGACTCTGCCAGCGATAACGGATGGCCTACAAGCAATAGCGCTAGTGATAGTGGTACTAATACAAATACGCAAATACAACGGAAAAATCTAAACAATACCTCAAAATGCCAACTACCGGAAAGCGACTTCTCTATTAATTGGGTGAAAGGAGAGATCCACAACAATCAGGAAATAGAGAAGGAGAAAGATATTTCTAACGACATTCCAAAGCATTCGTGGATAATTGCTGGACAAAAGGACGATATGGTGTCGTCGGCATCTGTCGAAGAACTATCTGAAAATATGACGAAGTCAGATTTAACGCATGATAACGAGAACATCCAAAACAGTTTCGATGTaatttcaaatggattcgacCAACAAAAGAAAACAGCATGGATCCGATCCTTGGAGAAGAAGTATTCGGTTTGTAAAACTACGGGCATTCAGGCGATAGCCGAGACGGAGGATAATGCGGTTCAGACGTCGTTATTGTTCCCAGAACCACCAGCGGAGAAAGAGAATCCGTCTGTGAGGGAGACAATTGTTAATAAGAAACCAGTATACGTTGTTTACCCAAATTACGCGTTACCTGATTTATCGTTTCTTAATATCAAAGACACCCGGATGGAAAACGTAGCTTTGAAGCCGCAGTGTTATGGGAAAAACAGGGTCAGTTGGAGACAGCATACGAGTAGATCCGGTAGACCGTTTTCGTGCAACGACATAGACGCCCTGCGTCAACGCGGGTTCTCGCATGTTAAAGACTGGGAGTCGTTGACATTCCTTCTGCCTATCGAGTACAAGAAGATTCTACACGATGTGCCCGAAGTGTCCAAGCACATCAATATCAATGAAGAGACGAAGAAGCCGCTGTTCTGTTTGTCACCGCCGATGCGTCACAAATCTCGACCCATCAGTGAAATTATACCAAATAATTCGTCGTCTACTAGCAGCACTGCAACTCAACCATCCTCTGGGTACCGGGGATCTTCTACGATTCTGACCGACTCCTCAACGAATCAGCAGATGTCGAACAACGCGGCAAACCCGTTGTATCTTTACCGTTACGATAGTATTAGTTCCGAGGCCAGTTTAGTGAGTAACGATAAGAAGGCGTACAAACAAGTCAGCAAATCTAAGACGATCTGCCCGTCTCTCCCAAAGAGATCCATTTCTTTACCGCATGGAGATCGCGAAGCTGACTTCTCTAATGGGAAAGTGCCACCGAGACCACCTTTACCTAGAAGTATTTTAAGAAAAAACAAGGTTCCTGCGAGCAAGAGGTACAGCATGTTCGAGATGGTGGATGTGGAAGAGATAGAGGATCAACAGCCTCCAGAGGCGAACAAGAGAATGTCCTTACAAGAACCATATTACATGAACAATGACTTACAGTTGTATCGTGGAAGAATCATCGACTCTGAGAAGGATGTCGACGAGATGGAAGAGAAATGCCACGAAAGGATGAATGATTTAAACAACGCTGGAGATATAGAGACTGAAGCTTCAGAGAATAGCGAGGACGACGTGAAACAGCTGGAGGAATACTTGAAACGCAGCGGATTCAGCTCGCAGAGCAGCGATGGAGACACCGAAGACCCTGATGTTAAATTAAGATCATATGTAAGAAAGTTCTTAGCTCTTCGAATGAACAAGGATGTTACCAAAACTACCGATATGCTAGAATCTCAGAAAAAGACTGTCAGCTTCGCTGTAAACCAAAGGAAGAAATACTTAGACAATAAG ACCAATAATTTAAATACGGTTCCAAACGAACAGACTAAAGATTGTACGCTTGCAGAAGAGAGGAGGGACACGAGTCCTGAAAATAGATCATTAGATTTAGACGACAAGAAAA AAATGATATTATCGGTGAACAAGGCGGTGGATTTATTGTTGAAATATTGGAATGGAGAGTCTATTCACAGTAGACAGAATTACGGTGATAAGAGCGAGTGTGCACAAATCTGTCTTAGTCACTTGTGCCCTGCTTTGTACGCCATCATGTCGGAcggactgaagccacacttaAATTCTACATTTGGACCAATAACGAATAGTGTTTGGCAGGTCGTCGAAGCATCTTCTCAGCAGGGACCAGTCACTAAAACGTTGAACGAACTAGTACAAAAAATTAACGGTGAGGACGTTATCACCGAGGGAATGTTAAAGTTTCATGCATTTGTATTTGGTTTATTAAA TTTAAGAGCTCTAGACGCGTGGTTCGCGTACCTGTGCACGAGGGAATCAATCTTGAGGAAGCATTACAACAATAATAGCTTATTCGTAAGCGCTTTGGCAAATGCAAACGCGCGCGAGGTCGTCGACACTCTTCTGCACCGTCTAAACCCCCTAGCTTTCTGCCCATTTCAGTTGGACCTTCTGTATCAGTATCGTCAGCTTCACAATAGCTTTGGCAATTTAAATAATCATAATATAAGC GCCGTAAACTTTAGGAACGTGGACATCAGTTCGAAGGACCACCATTTTGATAAGACAGACGTTTGCACAGTAGTTTCTAGTCCTAGGAAAGTACGTCCGAAATCCTGCGTCGCCTACAACAATTACGACGACAAATCTGGCCAGCATAAGTCAGATATGGAAACAGTTAAGAAACGTTTAAGCAATCCCATAGGTACGAAAGCGTTCCGGGCTCTAGACAAGCTGACTTCCGAGGATTCCGAGGACTACACCGACAGTTTGGAGCATTCACCATTGAATAGAGCGTCGAGCAAACACAATCACCCTGTGACTCGCACGAAATCTCGTAGTCCAGAGAATAATAGGGACGACGAGGACAACATGATCGGAGAAGCAAAATTCAGAAAGATTCAGGAGAAGTGGGAGTCGATGGTCGGAAAGGAGGAGGGTAAGAGCCAGCCCGTCACAACGTCGCCATCGTCGCCAACACGAACACCGACTAGTTTGGGGAAATCGAAAATCCCGAGGCTACTGACCTCCCCAGTAAAGCAATCGAATACAGTGCTCGCTAAAAATACAAAGTCCCCGGTCTCGGGTATCCCGTCGTTGAAGAAACCTGTAATGTTGACGACGCCGAAAACTGCACCAAAAAAGCCTATAGAGTTAAGAAACAAAGAGACAACAAAACGTACCAGTAGGGTGGACGAGGAGCATGTGGGAACAGCGCGGACCCACTTGGCGCGTCCCAGTTCTCTACCATACAAATCTTACGGTTTAGCGTCTAAGGAGAAGAACATGGTGTCCCCGCAAAGACGGGCAGCGTCTACGTCTTTGCCAAGACCAACCAgcactgctgctgctgctgcgagAAATCCTCCAGCAAAGAAGGCTATCAA AGAGGTGCGCACTATCACACACAGAAACTCGTCGGACGACAAAATACTCCTCGCGTTCGGAGAAGGCGAGAAGCTCAGAGTGCTTCTAGAGGTGGATAGCAAGTGGTTATTATGCGCGAAAGGCGATCGGAAAGGTCTGGTTCCGCGGAGGTGTGTGTACAATATTCAGACTTAG